The following are encoded in a window of Bacteroidota bacterium genomic DNA:
- a CDS encoding MOSC domain-containing protein, whose amino-acid sequence MTSPGNPAQAGALEAIFIAPTAKAPVQSVEAVRAVPGRGLEGDRYWKGEGAFSRWPGPLREVTLIDADALAAAEAEFGVHLSAGEHRRNLVVRGVPLAEWKKQVFTVGAVRLCGVRVCAPCKYLVRVTGQEAIFDALVRRGGLRAEVLTEGTLRVGDAVRPV is encoded by the coding sequence ATGACCTCACCAGGCAATCCGGCCCAAGCGGGCGCGCTCGAAGCGATCTTCATCGCGCCCACAGCGAAGGCCCCGGTGCAGTCGGTCGAGGCCGTGCGGGCCGTGCCGGGGCGCGGGCTGGAGGGGGACCGCTACTGGAAGGGCGAGGGCGCGTTCAGCCGCTGGCCCGGACCGCTCCGCGAGGTGACCCTCATCGACGCCGACGCGCTCGCCGCGGCCGAGGCCGAGTTCGGGGTGCACCTCTCGGCGGGGGAGCACCGGCGCAACCTCGTCGTGCGCGGCGTGCCGCTGGCCGAGTGGAAGAAGCAGGTCTTCACCGTCGGCGCGGTGCGGCTGTGCGGCGTGCGGGTCTGCGCGCCCTGCAAGTACCTCGTGCGCGTGACCGGGCAGGAGGCGATCTTCGACGCCCTCGTCCGGCGCGGCGGCCTCCGCGCCGAGGTGCTGACCGAAGGCACGCTCCGCGTCGGCGACGCGGTCCGGCCGGTGTGA
- a CDS encoding carboxypeptidase regulatory-like domain-containing protein, whose protein sequence is MHTLSRFLLPCTLLLGVLVAGCDSTDESGTATISGRVTDSSGSAIGGANVVAAEFGASTVTDGSGNYALDLQVDSSGTVIALGVFADDFVEASPRSVTVFIDQVTPVPSIVLTRLGGNSEDDGGNDGGGGDTGGGVDDGADEGSGPGASITLVDRSSTTIAVRSAGADETATLTFVVLDAFGNPVDTDNAITVNFAIASGPGGGEFLAPASDETNASGRVQTTLSSGTVAGTVQIRATATNSDGVEIASLPVIITITGGLPDQAHFGIGIAERNVPGYEVLNVSRTVEAVVGDIYANPVQPGTAVYFTTSTGIIEGAAQTNALGQASVTLLSAPPFNAGTPPAACPDADPRGYGVITASTADMNQEQIETNGLILFSAETTIDLVTEGLELQGYRYTVSDLFGHPLAPGSVITVAADGVNVEAVGDVNVVLGDYLCPGSGTTRFTFAVVQGDEEGEDDLPLPPEVETITISVSSPNGNLQLTRSPLGEGLTQDLVTEDF, encoded by the coding sequence ATGCATACCCTATCTCGCTTTCTCTTGCCCTGCACGCTGCTGCTCGGCGTGCTCGTCGCCGGCTGCGACTCGACCGACGAGAGCGGCACCGCTACGATCTCCGGACGCGTGACCGACAGCAGCGGAAGCGCCATTGGCGGCGCCAACGTCGTCGCGGCGGAGTTCGGCGCTTCGACCGTCACGGACGGGTCGGGTAACTACGCGCTCGACCTTCAGGTGGACAGTTCGGGGACGGTCATCGCCCTCGGCGTGTTCGCCGACGACTTCGTGGAAGCCTCGCCGCGCAGCGTCACCGTCTTCATCGACCAGGTCACCCCGGTGCCTTCGATCGTGCTCACCCGACTCGGGGGAAACAGCGAGGACGACGGCGGCAACGACGGCGGCGGTGGGGACACCGGCGGCGGCGTCGATGACGGCGCGGACGAAGGCTCCGGCCCCGGGGCCAGCATCACGCTCGTCGACCGCTCCTCGACGACCATCGCCGTCCGAAGCGCGGGAGCCGACGAGACCGCGACGCTCACGTTCGTCGTGCTCGACGCCTTCGGCAACCCAGTCGACACGGACAACGCTATCACCGTCAACTTTGCGATCGCTAGCGGTCCCGGCGGTGGTGAGTTCCTCGCGCCCGCGAGCGACGAGACCAACGCCTCGGGCCGGGTCCAGACCACGCTCTCCAGCGGCACCGTCGCTGGGACGGTCCAGATCCGCGCCACCGCGACCAACAGCGACGGCGTCGAGATCGCCTCGCTTCCCGTCATCATCACGATCACCGGCGGCCTGCCGGACCAGGCCCACTTCGGCATCGGCATCGCGGAGCGTAACGTTCCGGGCTACGAGGTTCTGAACGTTTCGAGGACCGTCGAGGCGGTCGTCGGGGACATCTACGCGAACCCGGTGCAGCCTGGGACTGCGGTCTACTTCACGACGAGCACGGGCATCATCGAAGGGGCCGCCCAAACCAATGCACTCGGGCAGGCCAGTGTCACGCTGCTCTCGGCTCCCCCCTTCAACGCGGGCACGCCGCCCGCCGCCTGCCCCGACGCCGACCCCCGAGGCTACGGGGTGATCACGGCCAGCACCGCAGACATGAACCAGGAGCAGATCGAGACCAACGGGTTGATCCTGTTCTCTGCGGAGACGACGATAGACCTGGTAACCGAAGGGCTGGAACTCCAGGGGTACCGCTACACGGTGTCCGACCTCTTCGGCCACCCGCTCGCCCCGGGCTCCGTGATCACCGTCGCTGCCGACGGCGTGAACGTCGAGGCCGTCGGCGACGTCAACGTCGTCCTCGGCGACTACCTCTGCCCGGGGAGCGGGACGACGCGGTTCACGTTTGCCGTCGTGCAGGGCGACGAGGAGGGCGAGGACGACCTCCCGCTGCCGCCCGAGGTGGAGACGATCACGATCAGCGTCAGCAGCCCCAACGGCAACTTGCAGCTCACGCGCTCCCCGCTCGGCGAGGGGCTGACGCAAGACCTCGTCACGGAAGACTTCTGA
- a CDS encoding OsmC family protein produces the protein MEPSLPADFAEVFDHRVTVHTPTSGFRSGVAIRQHALVADEPEEVGGTDQGPTPYDLLGAALGTCTAMTLRMYADRKKWPLEGVTVQVEHDRLHAQDCAECETEEGHIDRLRRTLTLDGPLSDEQRTRLVEIADRCPVHRTLEGEIVIETGVAGA, from the coding sequence ATGGAACCGTCCCTCCCCGCCGACTTCGCCGAGGTCTTCGACCACCGCGTCACGGTCCACACGCCCACCTCCGGCTTCCGCAGCGGCGTTGCCATCCGCCAGCACGCGCTCGTCGCCGACGAGCCCGAGGAGGTCGGCGGGACCGACCAGGGGCCGACGCCCTACGACCTCCTCGGGGCCGCCCTCGGGACGTGCACCGCGATGACGCTCCGGATGTACGCCGACCGCAAGAAGTGGCCGCTCGAAGGCGTCACCGTCCAGGTCGAGCACGACCGCCTCCACGCCCAAGACTGCGCCGAGTGCGAGACCGAGGAGGGCCACATCGACCGCCTCCGCCGTACCCTCACCCTCGACGGCCCGCTCTCGGACGAGCAGCGCACCCGCCTCGTCGAGATCGCCGACCGCTGCCCCGTCCACCGCACCCTCGAAGGCGAGATCGTGATCGAGACCGGCGTAGCCGGGGCGTAG